One bacterium genomic window, TTTGATCCCCGCAAGCAATGGATCGCCGTTGGCCGACTTGACGATGATCTTCTCGGCCAGATAAAGGCCAGCCGATTTTCCGCCCAACTTTCCACGGCTTTCCGAGCCGAAGACCACATTTTGCAGCAGCGAGTGGAAGTCGTTCACCGTGATGAAATTCTTGGCGATATCGACAAACTGCACTTGCTCGGAAAAGAGCCGGCGGATGAGCGCGGCATGGACACCGCGTTGCGTTGCCGAAGGAACATCCGCGCCCTGGGGGGCGATCCGGTGGTAACGTCGGATAGCATCGGTCAACTGCTCGAGTGATTGGCTCTGGTGGAGCGCACGCGAAAGTGTGACCAGCTTATCCTCCTGGATCCGTCGCTGGACAAAGGCGAATATCTCTTCATCTGACATATGCTGCGCGGCGATCCGAAAGGTCTCATCGGAGGTGTGGTCGTTCGAGAGCATGACCGAGCGACGCTGATGCGGCATGTTGCTGTCGCGAGCCAGTTCTTCTTCGTTGATATTGTCCGGGTTGTTAGTCAGGACCAGTTGTTTGGCTTCCTCAATACCGGACCAACAGAGGTGGTTCAGCATTTTGTGGGAGATGCTGAGAAAGAGATTTTTGTCGGTCTGGCGAAGCAGGTCGAGAACAACGCGCCAGTCATCCTTGCGATTCTGGCCGAAGGTCTCCTTGGCGGTTTGCCACTCGCTGAACATATGTTTCATGCGGTGGTACATGATGAAGTGACCGAGGCGGTCGGCGATCGTCTGGGTTAGCTTGACTTCTTCTTTGAGGAAGGGACCCTCGTCGCCGAGCGGCATTTCCTGCCGATACTGGATGATGATCTGGCCGATCGGCTTATCCTGAACCAATATGGGGGCAGTCAAGGCCCAGGGGGACCGTCTGAAATCCTCTGCCTCGTAGGTGTTGTCAGCTACGGCGATGGAAGCGCTGCAGACCTCGGGATACTGAAATCCCTGGGGGATAGCGCTGACGATCAGATGGCAAACATCGGCGATCTGGGCATCGGGGAGATTGAGGATCTCTTCGACTCGGTAGAGGCAGTTGAGCTCTTTGGCTCGTTCCTGGAGGAACCAGAGGAGGTTGTCGATCGTCTTCTTCTGTTTATTCATATCCGCATAATATCCTGTCGGGTAGTTCGAAATGTCACTGCTCCCGGCAACTGGGTTTGCACGAGGCTGTCACAGTTGGGCCAAATATATATGCAGATGGGTGGTTCTGCCAGTAAAAGCGGAAGGGATGATAAGGGCGGCCAGAGCGACCGCCCGTGCTGTTCTTGATTGTCGGACTACTTCCGAGCCAGGACTGTCTCGACACCCTTCTGTTCGTTGCCATCGGGGAAGATATTGTACATGGTGATGGTCAACTGGTCAGTGCCGGAGATCCGGAAATCAGTGCGCCATCCCCAGTCAGGACCGCCGGATGGGTCTGAATAATGGGTGAGGACGCTGAAGCCGCTGTCGATCGCTTTGCCGAGGCAGTGGAAGAGGGCGGATCCGGTATGGAACGTGTCCATCCAGGACATCTGGAATTCTGCCTTCTGCTTATTGAAGGCGATAAGAGCGGAGCCCACAAGCGGCTTTCCCTGCATTGCTCCGGTGTAGTCCCACTGGATCGCTTTGCCGTTGAGGATACTTTTGAATGAGCCTTCGCAGGGGGATTCATCAACCGGCTTTTCCCCTTCAAACCAGACTCTGGTAATACCGGCCCATTGGCCGACCATGCCCTGGAAGATCTGCTGGGCGGTTGAGTCAGTCGAGGTGGAGTTGTTTGTGTCCGCTGCCATGCACTGGCCTCCCGCGATAAGGATGAGTAGGAAGATGATCATTTTCATAGTGGACCCAATATATGGTAGCGCTGGCGGAATGGCAAGTGGGGGAGAAATGCCCGGATTTGACCCCTTCACAGCATCTACTTGTAGCTTGGTTTATGGGTCAGTCTTGTCTATGAGAAAGGGGCGCCGAATTTTGTCATATTCACCTTGCCGGTCACCGATAATAAGGAATAGGTTATCCACGAATGCTCTCAATCCGAAAGGCGAGATATGCGTAATCGACATACTGAGCTGATGCGCTACTTTGGTCTGCTTGCGGCGATTCTGTTTCTTATCCCCTCCGGATGTAGTGATTCCAAGAAATCCACGGGGACTGATGATACCGACCCGCAGATCGACGGCTATGTGGCGGATCATACCGTTATCGCAGGTTTCGGCGATATCGCCACAGCGATCAAAGAGAATGTGGCGGACAGCTTGAACATATTCTACGGCCATACCTCGCACGGGAGCCAATTGATGACCGGGCTGGATCTGGTGGAGATGGAGGATGGGTCGTTCCGTCAGCCGTTGGTTCATGAAGTGGGGGATGACCTCGGCGCCGATGGCGACACCAGTTGGGCTCCGATCACCCGTGCCTGGCTGAATGATAATCCGGAATGCAATGTCGTGATATGGTCATGGTGCGGCGGGGTCAGTTCGAACAGTGAAGAGGGGATTGCGACCTATCTGGCGACAATGAATGATCTGGAGTCGGATTACCCGGATGTGGTTTTTATCTACATGACCGGGCATCTGGACGGGACCGGACCGGATGGGAATCTGTACGCGCGCAACAATCAGATTCGGGCGTATTGCGAGGCGCATGACAAGTGGCTGTTTGATTTTGCGGATATCGAAAGTTATGACCCGGCTGGGGTCTATTATCCGGATGCATCGGATGCCTGCGAGTGGGCAGCCGACTGGTGTTTGTCGCACACGTGCGCGTCATGCGATTGCGCGCATTCGGAGTGTATTAATTGCTACCAGAAGGGGAAAGCGTTCTGGTGGCTGTTGGGGCGGGTGGCGGAGGGGTAGGGGGGATAACTCCAGCTACTTTCCTAGACGAAGCTGCTCACTCAGATCGCGCCAATCAGGATTGATTGATTCGACAAGCATTGCCTTTTTCCTGCGAGAACCGCCCTTGATCTGCTTTTCGCGCGCAATCGCCATTGTGATATCGCCAAATGTCTCGAAATAGACCAATTTCGTGACGCGATACTTGCTTGTAAAGGTCGAGCCCTGGCCATTCTTGTGTTGCCAGACGCGATGGGCAAGGTCATTGGTCACTCCCGTATTGAGAACCGTGTTTATGGCGTTGGTCAGGATGTAAACAGCATAGACTTTCATGGTTTGCTCCAGAGGTTGCTTCGTCGCTTAGTGTCTTCGACACTAGCGCTCCTCGCAATGACAGCTGCAGGAGCATTCTACTCATAACCGCTGACACCTGCTGTCAGTGAAAATGCGTCAAACGCAATTTATATTCTCTTGAGGATGATAATCAGACTGTGATCTGGTGATTTTGTGGTGCTGTCATTGCGAGAAATCGCGGGCCGTGTGCCTGTTACAGCAAGTGATTTACCTCCGCGATTTCGAAGCAACCTCTGCGCTTGGAATATCAAGGACAGACTGTGCTTGGGGTATGTTGCGATACCAGACACAAAACCGGCCGAGTCTCTTGACCCGGCCGGTTACAGTATGGCTTAAGAAAGATATCAGGGAAGACTAGATCCAGCCGCGATCTTTGCAGGCCTGTGCCACTCGGCTGACCGAGATGATGTACGCTGCATCGCGCATGTACAACTTCCGCTGACGAGCCAGTTCCGACACCTGATGGAACGCCGAAGTCATCTTCGTGTCCAGTTTGGTCAGAACTTCGTCCTTCTCCCAGAAGTAGTTCATGTTCGACTGCACTTGCTCGAA contains:
- a CDS encoding GIY-YIG nuclease family protein, whose amino-acid sequence is MKVYAVYILTNAINTVLNTGVTNDLAHRVWQHKNGQGSTFTSKYRVTKLVYFETFGDITMAIAREKQIKGGSRRKKAMLVESINPDWRDLSEQLRLGK
- a CDS encoding DUF1579 family protein, which gives rise to MAADTNNSTSTDSTAQQIFQGMVGQWAGITRVWFEGEKPVDESPCEGSFKSILNGKAIQWDYTGAMQGKPLVGSALIAFNKQKAEFQMSWMDTFHTGSALFHCLGKAIDSGFSVLTHYSDPSGGPDWGWRTDFRISGTDQLTITMYNIFPDGNEQKGVETVLARK